The following are encoded in a window of Acropora muricata isolate sample 2 unplaced genomic scaffold, ASM3666990v1 scaffold_718, whole genome shotgun sequence genomic DNA:
- the LOC136906955 gene encoding uncharacterized protein gives MTSEMASFKTSKFVTTWWDLADHYLLATMLAISLASFALQTAQDRLICIPAVARPPITAGNDSALGNPPSSSAVNLSRMPDRRHYDYVDNECYSRMDRFSAYYSCVFLVETIILLAISNIWRKYSNSANAVARCEHLVSEYNKGKFLIKDSPRDLLKRLEVLLNCYNKKMPFSGVTKQYRIRGVGGFLVALACLIYNGNCYRYSHGWTRCELEKVDYPTELEGSFFQCTRTVGFYFVLSAGLFYFFIAGHLLLACVSFFWACCRLGTTPRIKITNWKESPGTGELCSFVGDSAFLIYLQKEAGCYFVDTVAELIRDEAETSDADQHLLDNWLMYAERNGKRVLINVSLRLARDMEN, from the coding sequence ATGACTTCAGAAATGGCAAGTTTTAAAACTTCGAAATTTGTGACAACCTGGTGGGATCTTGCTGATCATTACCTCTTGGCGACAATGTTGGCTATTTCGCTGGCATCGTTTGCTCTACAGACCGCCCAAGATCGTTTGATATGTATCCCCGCTGTTGCTCGCCCACCTATCACTGCAGGGAATGACTCAGCTCTTGGCAATCCACCTTCATCGTCTGCGGTCAATTTATCAAGGATGCCTGACCGAAGGCATTACGATTATGTTGACAACGAATGTTACTCGAGGATGGATCGGTTTTCAGCGTATTATTCGTGTGTTTTCCTTGTCGAGACTATAATTTTACTCGCCATTTCCAACATCTGGCGGAAGTATTCAAATAGCGCAAACGCCGTGGCTCGTTGTGAACACTTGGTTTCAGAATataacaaagggaaatttttGATAAAGGACAGTCCACGAGATCTTCTTAAAAGATTAGAAGTATTATTGAATTGTTACAACAAAAAGATGCCTTTTAGCGGTGTAACAAAGCAATACAGAATACGAGGTGTGGGGGGGTTTCTTGTTGCATTAGCTTGTTTAATTTATAATGGTAATTGCTATCGTTACAGCCATGGGTGGACTCGGTGTGAACTTGAGAAAGTAGACTATCCCACAGAGCTCGAGGGCAGTTTTTTTCAATGCACTAGAACCGTAGGATTTTACTTCGTTTTAAGTGCaggtttattttatttttttattgctggACACTTACTTTTGGCTTGTGTATCTTTTTTTTGGGCTTGTTGTCGTTTGGGAACGACACCAAGAATTAAAATAACCAATTGGAAAGAAAGTCCGGGTACAGGAGAGCTCTGCAGTTTCGTTGGGGATTCGGCATTTTTGATTTACTTGCAAAAAGAAGCAGGTTGTTATTTTGTCGATACTGTCGCGGAACTTATCAGAGACGAAGCAGAAACGTCAGACGCGGACCAGCACCTTTTAGACAATTGGCTCATGTATGCTGAAAGGAACGGAAAGCGCGTTTTGATAAACGTAAGCTTAAGACTTGCTCGTGACATGGAAAATTAA